Part of the Arvicanthis niloticus isolate mArvNil1 chromosome 3, mArvNil1.pat.X, whole genome shotgun sequence genome is shown below.
GGGAAAGGGGGCAAGGATGTCCATCTAAGATACTTAGGGACAAGAAAAAGGATCCATTGTTTGTCCAGTACTCCACAGCACTTAAACCCTATCTGGTAAAGAGGCAGGGTTTATCTTAATGTGCAATTTAAATGCAAGGACAGAAGTAAATAAAGCACAGCCACACTATGGAGCCACTAGGCCCCATCCGACAGCTAACCTTGGGAACAGTCCTCCCACACGGCTGTGGGAGGACGAGGACCAGGCAGGAGCTGGATCCTTCCACGCATGGGAAAAGTAACCAGGTCCAAGCAGtgctttccccaccctgaggcctTGTAAGTCAGGGCAAACACTTTCACTGACACCAATTCCCAAacagaaggctgaggtaggaaacATCTCAGAACAAATCCACCCTCATCAACTTCtgtccaagaaaacacagaactgGCCTGCAACTACTTCCTTACTCTGCACAAGCAGGACCAAGTCCCTGGAACCAAAGGGAGGACAAGGGAGTAAGGGTCCTCAGACCAGGAGAGAGTGAAGCCTAAGGGCTCATGGGAGGTGGGCGGGGAAGAGGAGCAGCCCATCTATCCTGACCTGTAGATTCGACCCCGGGGCCTGCTGTTAAAACCACTGTAGAATCGAGATCGGGAGCTGTTGTAATTGGTAGTCCGGGCACGGTATCGGGCACGCGGGAAACCCCGGTCTGTTGTGCTGATGCCTGGTCTGTTGGTTCGTTTGGGAATCACCTGAAAAGGACAGAGAACAAACAGAAAGCCTTGGAGTCAAGCCGGAGAAACTGTAGAGAATGGAGATAGCCAGGGTACTATGCTTACCTTGATTTGTCTTCCTCTAAACAGGGACTCATCTAAGGCCAGGGACGTCCTCACTGACTCTTTGTCTGAGAACTCTATATATGCAAACCTGGAAAGAATAATTTAGCAATTTTATCAGACTTTACAAATAGCTTACAGGTTAAACCCAATTTGTAAATACAGCTAATTAGAATATAGTATGCTAacgttttaaaataattatttaaataacagTGTTTATTAAAAACTTCCAAGTATTATTGAGTATAGTGaacagtttgtaatcccagctactcagtaGGCTGAGGCAGAACCTAACTTCATAGTCTGTCCAAGCTACAGAGTTGCTAAGACCAACCTGGGTAACTTAAGAAACCCATTTCACAGTAAAAAGTTTGAaaaggtgtgagtgtgtgatatGCCTCAGTAAGAGGACCTGCCTAGCATACATCCTGAGTCCAAAGTTCAGTCTCCAGTAccaccaaaattaaaaataaaacacagatttccatatatacatatacaaacagcTGGTGCTGACTAGATGCTGCCCTCCCTTAAGAGTTTACAATCCCACCCCTGCCCAGTCTTTAGTTTATTACCTGGTCTCTGAAGGCATTTAATATACAACTGCTGATATACAGAGACATTTAACAGGCAAAACCTACTTGTTTTAACAAGCAATTACTATTCTTTGGGAAATGTAAGTTAGGGCAGTCATGGTGGTATAAGCCTAGAGCCTAATCCCAGCACCGGAaaagggaggcaggtggatctctgagtttgaggacaacctggtctacagagctaattccagggtagccaggggtaaacagagaaaccctgacttgaaaacaaaaccaaccaaccacataggtcaaacttttaaaaatgagttaacACTACTTGAGTAGATCaacagctcacacacacacagcatgttcAAGGTCTTGGGTTCGATTCCAAGCTCAAGAGAATGGTGGTAGCGATATGAAAAGTGctatgtattttaaaactgtgACTAAACTGATCAACTTATCCCCCTACTTACCCTTTGGGATGGCCACTAAATTTGTCACAGAGTATAGTAACACGGTTGACTGAACCACAGCCATGAAAATGGGCTTCCAGCTCTTCTGCTGTTGCACCATAGTCCACCTAGGAAAGGAACACTTTACAAGTACTGGGGAAACTCCTATTTGAACAGGTAACAAAGTTAAGTAATAAAAAACAATGTCCCCTAAACCCAAAGCAGATTCTCCCTTAATACATACATTGCCAACGTAGATAGAACGGGCATCAGCCTCCATCTTCTCCTCAAGAGACATGATCACTGGGCCagcttttagaggaaaaaaaaaattactttaagcAAGCACAGTTTCTGCCGGATCAATACATATACACTTCCACCAACAGGCAAAGATTTTGGTATGCTTTTACTATACCGATTACCTAGAACAATGCCCAGCACATAGTAGGTTTCAATATACATTAGAGAAACCACCTCTTAAAAACCATAGAAAAAGGTGTTAAGTAAGATTTTACATTTCTCAAGTCGAGTCTCTATTCAATAGCTTTGGCTGAAATGCCTCAGAGTGAACAGAACGGAATGGACTGAAATCTGACATTTTTAAAGAACTCCCTCCCAGCCAACAGTCATCTTCTAAGTCCTAACTAAAGGGTCTCTAACTGAAAAGTGATAAGACTTGAAGGTCAAATGCCAGCTGGTAATCACAAGAAGGGCACAGACAAActaagaacaaagagaaacacaTTTATAATGAGACAAAGAAAGGCATAAGATTATCGCTACCAAAACAGCTTGTGTCTAACAAAGGTCAGTAGAACACATAATGGACTATGACCACAGCACCTGCCCAGAAAAATTGCTCGGACGAGCAGCTTCAAGGTCCCGAGCCTCTAAAGCCTGGCTGCGGTCTTCCCCCACCTCCCGATCAACCAAAGACCCGGACTGTACGTGCATGAGGCGATTTACTCACCATTGCCTGGGGGTGGACTCATATTCATCTGCTTCTCTACCTCGTTTTGTAGCTCCTTTAGCTTCTcagcctcttcctccatctccctgACTCGAGCTTTGATCGCTTCTAGCTCCTACAATGAATGAGCAGGGCATGCAGTTAACCACAGACGCAGGGTAGGGGCTGTGCCGTACACTTCGTCTGGGCCGGGCCACAGCCATGCTCGGCCATTTCCCTCGCCTCGTGCGAGGGTCGTgattgaaatagaaaataaattttaaaaaacacgcagaaaaataaaaagagccaaTTTACCTTCTCTAGAGCCACCCTAGACACCCATGATGCCCCATCAGGCCGCTCACGAACGGCCTCGGCCCGCCACCAGCCACGTTATTCCCCGCCCAACCCCACCCcccgcctgcctgcctcctgcccgTGCTCTGGGCCTCCCATGACCCGGCCCGCTCGCTCGGCCTCCTCCCCTCACCGGGTCCTCAATGGCGCCGTCCCCGGGGTCGGCCTCAACCAGTCCcggctcttcctcctcctcctgactgCCGGGGGCTCCCGAGCCGGGCCCAGGGCCCGGAGCTCCCGGAGGGGCGCGGGGCCGGGGCGGCTCCTCTTCAGGCTCGGGCTCCGGCAGCAGCTCCCCAGGCTCCAGCTCCTCAGACTCCAGGCCGTTCCCGTAGTCCCCTGCGCCCCCCGGGTCCCCCTCCCCGGCCTCCCCACCGGCCCCGGGCACAAGATGGCGCCGCCGCCCCGGCCCGGAGCCCCGACCGCCCGCAGCCCccgctgctgctgccgccgccgccgccgccatcgCCGCTCAGACTGGGGCCCGCCGCTCGGCGATTGGAGAACTGAGCCGGCCACGCCGAGGACTCATTAGTCAGTCAGCCTGCCCGTTACCCCGAGCTTGAATACTATTGGGGAACTCTACTTGGCAATCAAACGAGGCCCCACCCCTAAGGCGGGCCATTGTGCCAAATTCTCTGAACCCGGTAGGTGAAATATGCCTGTCAATCAACACATCCCACCTCCTGTCGAGTCCTTAGGTAACAATACGCCCGCACTGTGACGATTTTCCGCTCATCCCCCGCCCATGGGCGGGCCCACAACATGGAGGATGCTCCGCAATTGGCCCCTGACCGGTGAAGTGAAAAGGACCAATCTTTCAAACGCCTCACCGAAGTGGCCCATTCTTGAATGCCTATTGGCTTATGGGATTCGACCGGCTGACACCCGTTGTGCGACAGGTGAACCTTGCTCCCGAAAGGGTTGCCTGGCTAAGTGCTAGGGAATTTCTGGACCGGgtgtggtggcgtatgcctttaataccagcgcTCAAAgagcagaggcaagcggatttctgtgagttcaaaaccagactACTCTACAGGGTGATTTTCCAGGACAgtcagcactacacagagaagtaacctcaaaaataaaacaagtaaggATCAACAAACCTCACCCGTCCTCACTCAGACTTGGAGTTGTGTCCAAGGTGACTGCATAGGTGCAATTGCATAGGTGCAACTGCATAGGTTATTGTTTTAGACTCTAATCCCTGTTTAGATTCAGCCTGTTTTCTTGCCGAACTTGTTAGAGCACCCTTTTTTCCCTGGCTAGCTGAAGTGTCAAAATTCCTTACTGTAGCCTTAGGGCTAGTTTGCAAGTCATGTCTCCACACTTCTCATTCCCCAGGTTTACCCGAGGTTCACAGATTTAGTTCTAAATGTGCAGTTTCTCCTAAACCAGACCACCTCAGTGAGAATGCCTTCCACCAGCTTTCCCATTCTATCTTGAGACAAGTGGGCCTATTTTCACTGCACAGTTAACGATTCTGTGCTACTTCCTAACTAGGTAGTGTGCCTGCAGACAAGGGGTCAAGTCCTGTTTATATTTGTATCCATAAATGGTGATACA
Proteins encoded:
- the Pabpn1 gene encoding polyadenylate-binding protein 2 isoform X1; amino-acid sequence: MAAAAAAAAAGAAGGRGSGPGRRRHLVPGAGGEAGEGDPGGAGDYGNGLESEELEPGELLPEPEPEEEPPRPRAPPGAPGPGPGSGAPGSQEEEEEPGLVEADPGDGAIEDPELEAIKARVREMEEEAEKLKELQNEVEKQMNMSPPPGNAGPVIMSLEEKMEADARSIYVGNVDYGATAEELEAHFHGCGSVNRVTILCDKFSGHPKGFAYIEFSDKESVRTSLALDESLFRGRQIKVIPKRTNRPGISTTDRGFPRARYRARTTNYNSSRSRFYSGFNSRPRGRIYRGRARATSWYSPY
- the Pabpn1 gene encoding polyadenylate-binding protein 2 isoform X2, yielding MEEEAEKLKELQNEVEKQMNMSPPPGNAGPVIMSLEEKMEADARSIYVGNVDYGATAEELEAHFHGCGSVNRVTILCDKFSGHPKGFAYIEFSDKESVRTSLALDESLFRGRQIKVIPKRTNRPGISTTDRGFPRARYRARTTNYNSSRSRFYSGFNSRPRGRIYRGRARATSWYSPY